Proteins from a genomic interval of Cottoperca gobio chromosome 8, fCotGob3.1, whole genome shotgun sequence:
- the csnk1da gene encoding casein kinase I isoform X1, protein MELRVGNRYRLGRKIGSGSFGDIYLGTDISVGDEVAIKLECVKTKHPQLHIESKIYKMMQGGVGIPTIKWCGAEGDYNVMVMELLGPSLEDLFNFCSRKFSLKTVLLLADQMISRIEYIHSKNFIHRDVKPDNFLMGLGKKGNLVYIIDFGLAKKYRDARTHQHIPYRENKNLTGTARYASINTHLGIEQSRRDDLESLGYVLMYFNLGSLPWQGLKAATKRQKYERISEKKMSTPIEVLCKGYPSEFATYLNFCRSLRFDDKPDYSYLRQLFRNLFHRQGFSYDYVFDWNMLKFGANRAVEDAERERREREERLRHSRNPGARGMASASGRVRAAPEVAAPSPLNPASHTGLEKERKVSMRLHRGAPVNISSSDLTGRQDTSRMSSQALSSRVTPSGLQSAAPR, encoded by the exons ATGGAGCTGAGAGTGGGGAACAGATACAGGCTGGGCAGGAAGATTGGAAGTGGATCATTTGGGGACATCTACCTCG gTACTGATATCTCCGTTGGCGACGAGGTAGCCATCAAGTTGGAATGTGTGAAGACCAAACACCCACAGCTCCACATAGAGAGCAAAATCTACAAGATGATGCAGGGCGGAG TGGGTATCCCGACGATAAAGTGGTGCGGTGCAGAGGGGGACTACAACGTGATGGTGATGGAGCTGTTGGGGCCCAGTCTGGAGGATCTGTTCAATTTCTGCTCTCGGAAGTTCAGCCTCAAGACAGTCCTGCTGCTGGCTGACCAGATG ATCAGCCGCATTGAATACATCCACTCCAAGAACTTCATCCATAGAGACGTGAAGCCAGACAACTTTCTCATGGGGCTGGGCAAGAAGGGCAACCTGGTCTACATCATCGACTTCGGCCTGGCCAAGAAGTACCGCGATGCTCGCACACACCAGCACATCCCCTACCGTGAGAACAAGAACCTGACCGGCACCGCCCGCTACGCCTCCATTAACACTCACCTGGGCATCG AACAGTCCAGGCGAGACGACCTGGAGTCGCTGGGCTACGTCCTCATGTACTTCAACCTGGGCTCTCTGCCCTGGCAGGGCCTCAAAGCTGCCACCAAGAGGCAGAAATACGAACGCATCAGTGAGAAGAAAATGTCCACGCCCATTgaagtcctctgcaaaggctaCCCAT CGGAGTTTGCCACCTACCTGAACTTCTGCCGCTCTCTGCGCTTTGACGACAAACCAGACTACTCGTACCTCCGCCAGCTCTTCAGGAACCTCTTCCACAGACAGGGCTTCTCCTACGACTACGTCTTCGACTGGAACATGCTCAAATTT ggtgcCAACAGGGCCGTGGAGGATGCAGAGAGGGAGCGCCGGGAGCGTGAGGAGAGGCTGAGGCACAGCAGGAACCCCGGAGCCAGGGGCATGGCCTCGGCCTCAGGAAGAGTCAGGGCAGCTCCGGAGGTCGCAGCCCCCTCACCACTCAACCCCGCCTCACACACAG gtttagagaaggagaggaaggtgagCATGCGTCTTCATCGTGGGGCACCAGTCAACATCTCCTCCTCAGACCTGACGGGACGCCAGGACACATCCCGCATGTCctcacag GCTCTGTCCTCCCGAGTCACGCCCAGCGGCCTCCAGTCTGCAGCTCCACGGTGA
- the scpep1 gene encoding retinoid-inducible serine carboxypeptidase, whose translation MDRTAACTLLFLLAVSVNTGLCSPLAAKEAWSYVKVRDGAHMFWWLYYADSQSAQSSELPLIMWLQGGPGGSGSGFGNFEEIGPLNRKLEPRKTSWVQAASVLFVDNPVGTGFSYTDRPDAFATNVATVASDMLVLLQHFFTERAEFQSVPFYIFSESYGGKMAAVISLTLTEAIAQGTVKCNFAGVALGDSWISPLDSVMTWGPYLYTTSLLDDSGLADVSSAAEAVKRAVEQQQFAKATELWSVAETVVEQNTNGVNFYNILTQEPDDRSSFAVVENFISLQTRRHIRPLHSQSLRELMNGSIRKKLGIIPQNVTWGGQAEDVFSYMAGDFMRPVVDVVDQLLSAGVNVTVYNGQLDLIVDTMGQELWVKRLKWEGLPGFNNMRWTPLDEPTSTGITGAFCKTYKNFAFFWILKAGHMIPSDQGPMALQMMKMITQQD comes from the exons ATGGACCGGACAGCAGCCTGcacgttgttgtttttactggcTGTTAGCGTCAATACAG ggctcTGCAGTCCTCTGGCCGCTAAAGAAGCCTGGAGCTATGTGAAGGTGAGGGACGGGGCCCACATGTTCTGGTGGCTGTACTATGCTGACAGCCAGTCTGCACAGTCCAGCGAGCTGCCTCTGATCATGTGGCTGCAG GGGGGACCAGGAGGATCAGGAAGTGGCTTTGGGAACTTTGAGGAGATCGGACCTTTGAACAGGAAGCTGGAGCCCAGAAAGACGAGCTGG GTGCAGGCAGCCAGTGTGCTGTTTGTAGATAACCCTGTGGGCACGGGCTTCAGCTACACTGACCGGCCAGACGCTTTTGCTACCAATGTGGCCACGGTGGCCTCAGACATGCTGgtgctgctgcaacacttcTTCACAGAGAGAGCAGAATTCCAG AGCGTCCCCTTCTACATCTTCTCTGAGTCATATGGAGGGAAGATGGCCGCTGTGATCTCCTTGACGCTCACAGAG GCCATAGCACAGGGGACGGTGAAATGTAACTTTGCTGGTGTGGCACTTGGGGACTCTTGGATTTCTCCTCTGG ACTCCGTCATGACCTGGGGGCCGTACCTCTACACCACT TCACTGCTGGATGATTCGGGTCTCGCAGACGTCAGCAGTGCAGCGGAGGCGGTGAAGCGAgctgtggagcagcagcagtttgccaAAGCCACGGAGCTGTGGTCTGTGGCTGAGACTGTGGTGGAGCAG AACACCAATGGAGTGAACTTCTACAACATCCTCACCCAGGAGCCGGATGACAGAAGCAGCTTTGCAGTAGTAGAAAACTTCATCT CTCTGCAGACGCGACGCCATATTCGACCCCTCCACAGTCAATCGCTGAGGGAGCTGATGAATGGATCAATCAGGAAGAAACTGGGCATCATCCCCCAGAATGTCACCTGGGGAG gccAGGCAGAGGATGTGTTCAGCTACATGGCAGGAGACTTCATGAGGCCTGTGGTGGATGTAGTGGACCAGCTGCTGAGCGCTGGCGTCAATGTCACCGTCTACAATGGCCAGCTGGATCTCATAGTGGATACCATGG GTCAGGAGCTGTGGGTGAAGAGGCTGAAGTGGGAGGGGCTACCTGGCTTTAACAACATGAGGTGGACCCCCCTCGATGAGCCCACCTCAACGGGCATTACTGGAGCTTTCTGCAAGACTTATAAGAACTTTGCCTTCTTTTGGATCCTGAAAGCCGGTCACATG atTCCCTCAGACCAGGGCCCAATGGCCTtgcagatgatgaagatgatcaCCCAGCAGGATTGA
- the csnk1da gene encoding casein kinase I isoform X2: protein MMQGGVGIPTIKWCGAEGDYNVMVMELLGPSLEDLFNFCSRKFSLKTVLLLADQMISRIEYIHSKNFIHRDVKPDNFLMGLGKKGNLVYIIDFGLAKKYRDARTHQHIPYRENKNLTGTARYASINTHLGIEQSRRDDLESLGYVLMYFNLGSLPWQGLKAATKRQKYERISEKKMSTPIEVLCKGYPSEFATYLNFCRSLRFDDKPDYSYLRQLFRNLFHRQGFSYDYVFDWNMLKFGANRAVEDAERERREREERLRHSRNPGARGMASASGRVRAAPEVAAPSPLNPASHTGLEKERKVSMRLHRGAPVNISSSDLTGRQDTSRMSSQALSSRVTPSGLQSAAPR from the exons ATGATGCAGGGCGGAG TGGGTATCCCGACGATAAAGTGGTGCGGTGCAGAGGGGGACTACAACGTGATGGTGATGGAGCTGTTGGGGCCCAGTCTGGAGGATCTGTTCAATTTCTGCTCTCGGAAGTTCAGCCTCAAGACAGTCCTGCTGCTGGCTGACCAGATG ATCAGCCGCATTGAATACATCCACTCCAAGAACTTCATCCATAGAGACGTGAAGCCAGACAACTTTCTCATGGGGCTGGGCAAGAAGGGCAACCTGGTCTACATCATCGACTTCGGCCTGGCCAAGAAGTACCGCGATGCTCGCACACACCAGCACATCCCCTACCGTGAGAACAAGAACCTGACCGGCACCGCCCGCTACGCCTCCATTAACACTCACCTGGGCATCG AACAGTCCAGGCGAGACGACCTGGAGTCGCTGGGCTACGTCCTCATGTACTTCAACCTGGGCTCTCTGCCCTGGCAGGGCCTCAAAGCTGCCACCAAGAGGCAGAAATACGAACGCATCAGTGAGAAGAAAATGTCCACGCCCATTgaagtcctctgcaaaggctaCCCAT CGGAGTTTGCCACCTACCTGAACTTCTGCCGCTCTCTGCGCTTTGACGACAAACCAGACTACTCGTACCTCCGCCAGCTCTTCAGGAACCTCTTCCACAGACAGGGCTTCTCCTACGACTACGTCTTCGACTGGAACATGCTCAAATTT ggtgcCAACAGGGCCGTGGAGGATGCAGAGAGGGAGCGCCGGGAGCGTGAGGAGAGGCTGAGGCACAGCAGGAACCCCGGAGCCAGGGGCATGGCCTCGGCCTCAGGAAGAGTCAGGGCAGCTCCGGAGGTCGCAGCCCCCTCACCACTCAACCCCGCCTCACACACAG gtttagagaaggagaggaaggtgagCATGCGTCTTCATCGTGGGGCACCAGTCAACATCTCCTCCTCAGACCTGACGGGACGCCAGGACACATCCCGCATGTCctcacag GCTCTGTCCTCCCGAGTCACGCCCAGCGGCCTCCAGTCTGCAGCTCCACGGTGA
- the slc16a3a gene encoding monocarboxylate transporter 4-like isoform X2 → MMVGGLFASLGMILASFSTSIIHIYLSTGVITGLGLALNFQPSLIMLNQYFSEKRPLANGLSAAGSPVALCCLSPLGQFFQYQYGWRGGFLILGGILLNCCVCGALMRPLVAPKILKSSLKELEQDNEEGTEKKKPKAKLLDFSVFKDCGFLIYTVAASIMVLGLFVPPVFVVSYAKELGNEDTKSALLLSILGFIDIFARPTCGVIAGLKWVRPRCVYLLSFALIFNGITDLVGSQAKDYGSLVVFCIFFGISYGMVGALQFEVLMAIVGTEKFSSAIGLVLLMEAIAVLVGPPSAGRLLDATHNYMWIFLLAGSEVVLSAVVLATCNFLFIRKDSSESADTLENITVTQVCSKPPDMNDEEEKGAREEQEKETKKEVIKALKEEVEADKEKVEEARPESVTVDSQEVERFLKEPQQNGDMASSPETCL, encoded by the exons ATGATGGTGGGTGGCCTTTTTGCCTCTCTGGGAATGATCCTGGCCTCCTTCTCCACCAGCATTATCCACATCTACCTCTCGACTGGGGTCATTACAG GTTTGGGGTTAGCCCTAAACTTCCAACCATCTCTCATTATGCTAAACCAATACTTCAGTGAGAAGCGTCCTCTGGCCAATGGACTGTCAGCAGCAGGAAGTCCTGTGGCCCTGTGCTGCCTCTCGCCCCTTGGCCAGTTTTTCCAGTACCAGTACGGATGGAGGGGGGGCTTCCTCATCTTGGGTGGCATTCTACTcaactgttgtgtgtgtggggccttAATGAGGCCTTTAGTTGCCCCCAAGATTCTCAAGTCAAGTCTCAAGGAGCTGGAACAGGACAACGAAGAaggaacagagaagaagaagcccaAAGCCAAACTGCTGGACTTCTCTGTGTTCAAAGACTGTGGCTTTCTCATCTACACTGTGGCGGCGTCCATCATGGTGCTGGGGCTGTTTGTACCTCCAGTGTTTGTCGTGAGCTATGCGAAGGAGCTGGGGAATGAGGACACCAAATCGGCACTGTTGCTCTCTATCCTGGGCTTCATTGACATTTTTGCCCGGCCGACATGTGGTGTGATTGCCGGGCTAAAATGGGTGCGGCCTCGTTGCGTCTACCTCTTAAGCTTTGCTCTGATCTTCAATGGAATTACTGATCTGGTTGGATCACAG GCCAAGGACTATGGATCGCTGGTGGTATTCTGCATTTTCTTCGGCATCTCCTACGGCATGGTGGGTGCCCTGCAGTTTGAGGTTCTCATGGCAATAGTTGGTACTGAGAAGTTCTCCAGTGCCATCGGCCTGGTCCTGCTCATGGAGGCCATTGCTGTGCTAGTGGGGCCGCCCTCTGCAG GCCGGCTTCTTGATGCCACCCATAACTACATGTGGATCTTCCTGCTGGCAGGAAGTGAGGTGGTCCTCTCAGCTGTGGTCCTGGCTACATGTAACTTCCTGTTTATCAGAAAAGACTCCTCAGAATCAGCAGACACGCTTGAGAACATCACAGTGACACAGGTGTGCAGCAAACCTCCAGACATGAATGACGAAGAGGAAAAAGGAGCAAGAGAGGAACAAGAGAAGGAGACAAAGAAGGAGGTGATAAAAGCATTAAAGGAGGAGGTGGaagcagacaaagagaaagtaGAGGAGGCCAGGCCAGAGAGTGTAACAGTGGACTCACAGGAAGTGGAAAGGTTCTTGAAAGAGCCACAACAAAATGGCGACATGGCCAGCAGTCCTGAAACATGCCTGTGA
- the slc16a3a gene encoding monocarboxylate transporter 4-like isoform X1: MGGVDVGAGGVKAPDGGWGWAVLAGCFLITGFSYAFPKAISVFFKELIIEFGVGYSDTAWISSILLAILYGTGPLCSVLVNRFGCRPVMMVGGLFASLGMILASFSTSIIHIYLSTGVITGLGLALNFQPSLIMLNQYFSEKRPLANGLSAAGSPVALCCLSPLGQFFQYQYGWRGGFLILGGILLNCCVCGALMRPLVAPKILKSSLKELEQDNEEGTEKKKPKAKLLDFSVFKDCGFLIYTVAASIMVLGLFVPPVFVVSYAKELGNEDTKSALLLSILGFIDIFARPTCGVIAGLKWVRPRCVYLLSFALIFNGITDLVGSQAKDYGSLVVFCIFFGISYGMVGALQFEVLMAIVGTEKFSSAIGLVLLMEAIAVLVGPPSAGRLLDATHNYMWIFLLAGSEVVLSAVVLATCNFLFIRKDSSESADTLENITVTQVCSKPPDMNDEEEKGAREEQEKETKKEVIKALKEEVEADKEKVEEARPESVTVDSQEVERFLKEPQQNGDMASSPETCL, encoded by the exons ATGGGAGGCGTGGACGTGGGTGCAGGGGGGGTGAAGGCTCCAGATGGCGGGTGGGGCTGGGCGGTGCTGGCCGGCTGTTTTCTCATCACAGGTTTTTCCTACGCTTTCCCTAAAGCCATCAGTGTCTTTTTCAAAGAGCTCATCATCGAGTTTGGGGTCGGATACAGCGACACTGCCTGGATCTCCTCCATACTGCTGGCCATTCTCTATGGCACAG GTCCTCTGTGCAGTGTGCTTGTGAACCGCTTCGGCTGTCGTCCTGTGATGATGGTGGGTGGCCTTTTTGCCTCTCTGGGAATGATCCTGGCCTCCTTCTCCACCAGCATTATCCACATCTACCTCTCGACTGGGGTCATTACAG GTTTGGGGTTAGCCCTAAACTTCCAACCATCTCTCATTATGCTAAACCAATACTTCAGTGAGAAGCGTCCTCTGGCCAATGGACTGTCAGCAGCAGGAAGTCCTGTGGCCCTGTGCTGCCTCTCGCCCCTTGGCCAGTTTTTCCAGTACCAGTACGGATGGAGGGGGGGCTTCCTCATCTTGGGTGGCATTCTACTcaactgttgtgtgtgtggggccttAATGAGGCCTTTAGTTGCCCCCAAGATTCTCAAGTCAAGTCTCAAGGAGCTGGAACAGGACAACGAAGAaggaacagagaagaagaagcccaAAGCCAAACTGCTGGACTTCTCTGTGTTCAAAGACTGTGGCTTTCTCATCTACACTGTGGCGGCGTCCATCATGGTGCTGGGGCTGTTTGTACCTCCAGTGTTTGTCGTGAGCTATGCGAAGGAGCTGGGGAATGAGGACACCAAATCGGCACTGTTGCTCTCTATCCTGGGCTTCATTGACATTTTTGCCCGGCCGACATGTGGTGTGATTGCCGGGCTAAAATGGGTGCGGCCTCGTTGCGTCTACCTCTTAAGCTTTGCTCTGATCTTCAATGGAATTACTGATCTGGTTGGATCACAG GCCAAGGACTATGGATCGCTGGTGGTATTCTGCATTTTCTTCGGCATCTCCTACGGCATGGTGGGTGCCCTGCAGTTTGAGGTTCTCATGGCAATAGTTGGTACTGAGAAGTTCTCCAGTGCCATCGGCCTGGTCCTGCTCATGGAGGCCATTGCTGTGCTAGTGGGGCCGCCCTCTGCAG GCCGGCTTCTTGATGCCACCCATAACTACATGTGGATCTTCCTGCTGGCAGGAAGTGAGGTGGTCCTCTCAGCTGTGGTCCTGGCTACATGTAACTTCCTGTTTATCAGAAAAGACTCCTCAGAATCAGCAGACACGCTTGAGAACATCACAGTGACACAGGTGTGCAGCAAACCTCCAGACATGAATGACGAAGAGGAAAAAGGAGCAAGAGAGGAACAAGAGAAGGAGACAAAGAAGGAGGTGATAAAAGCATTAAAGGAGGAGGTGGaagcagacaaagagaaagtaGAGGAGGCCAGGCCAGAGAGTGTAACAGTGGACTCACAGGAAGTGGAAAGGTTCTTGAAAGAGCCACAACAAAATGGCGACATGGCCAGCAGTCCTGAAACATGCCTGTGA
- the engase gene encoding cytosolic endo-beta-N-acetylglucosaminidase encodes MAQTVDGDKLPLSREDPDTTVRSRLESCLNQPMDSSSVHEVVTYVPSALPAKHYDADTTEPLSWGLQTLAELLSWKRSEANLFNVAVIPLAPREPPLATCPRRTLVSHDMMGGYLDDRFAQGTNAEAPYAFYHWQYIDIFNYFTHNMVTIPPAVWTNAAHKHGVVVLGTFITEWTDGAAVCESFLKDEESYRAVADKLVQISHCYGFDGWLINIENSLSEVAVKNTPLFLRYLTEQLHERVSGSLLLWYDSVIQNGVLTWQNELNQSNRVFFDACDGIFTNYNWTEQNLEWMNGYSGLQGRQADVYIGVDVFARGKVVGGMLETNKALEIIRKHNFSAAIFAPGWVYESYNEKTQFRKNQDRFWALLSDYLYIHRPTSPLPFISSFCQGFGKAIYWRGQREANRSWFNLTAQEIQPLYYHTQLEGQGWLSSRGCPEDAWNGGCSLLLEGLIPATHTTPLCAKIFSLHVPLGSKTLLILISKPSTGIKVSLELKTTDARLCTHVHVQDVKLHSTSPAVLDEELQLVSQFSQLCGNLSPDGWTIGCSQLELRGCALREVGLIIQRDGEPQETPFSCRVGEIMLLDGASLQVPPELVQGLCVYDVVWLRGAVTSPGSTSTCLHLNATLRWNYPIKLVRHFRVYWRRLRGPDPRIPPGQLVLVGRAYSNLFRVTELAVVEAPGLLELVVEPVIKKGFPLPETHWGRRSLSYSEDLTQ; translated from the exons ATGGCTCAGACTGTGGATGGAGACAAGCTTCCCCTCTCGAGAGAGGACCCTGACACGACTGTTCGCAGCCG GTTGGAGTCTTGTTTGAATCAACCAATGGATTCAAGCAGTGTCCATGAAGTCGTCACATATGTGCCCTCAGCGCTGCCAG ccAAACATTACGATGCCGATACCACCGAACCACTCAGCTGGGGTCTTCAAACGTTGGCGGAGCTGTTGTCATGGAAACGGAGCGAGGCAAACCTTTTTAATGTGGCGGTCATCCCTCTGGCACCTCGGGAGCCTCCTTTGGCCACGTGTCCACGTCGGACCTTGGTGTCTCATGACATGATGGGCGGCTACTTAGATGACCG CTTTGCCCAGGGGACAAATGCAGAGGCTCCATATGCCTTCTACCACTGGCAGTACATTGATATTTTCAACTACTTCACACACAACATGGTGACTATTCCTCCTGCTGTGTGGACCAACGCTGCACATAAACATGGAGTCGTTGTTCTTG GGACTTTTATCACAGAGTGGACTGATGGAGCCGCAGTGTGCGAGTCCTTCCTGAAAGACGAGGAGTCGTACCGGGCAGTGGCTGATAAACTAGTCCAGATCAGCCACTGTTACGGCTTTGACGGCTGGCTCATTAACATCGAGAACTCCCTCAGT gaggtTGCGGTGAAGAACACTCCTTTGTTCCTGCGCTATCTGACAGAGCAGCTGCACGAGCGAGTGTCCGGCAGCCTGCTGCTGTGGTACGACAGTGTCATCCAAAACGGAGTGCTAACATGGCAAAATGAACTGAACCAGTCCAACAG GGTGTTTTTCGATGCTTGCGATGGTATCTTCACCAACTACAACTGGACAGAGCAGAACCTGGAGTGGATGAACGGCTACAGTGGGCTCCAAGGCCGCCAGGCCGACGTCTACATCGGGGTTGACGTGTTCGCCCGAGGCAAGGTGGTGGGAGGAATGTTGGAAACAAATAAG GCACTGGAAATCATTCGAAAGCACAACTTCTCTGCAGCCATCTTTGCTCCAGGCTGGGTGTACGAGTCTTACAATGAGAAGACCCAATTCCGCAAGAATCAGGACAG GTTCTGGGCTCTTCTGTCAGACTACCTGTACATCCATCGGCCAACCTCACCGCTCCCCTTCATCTCCTCATTCTGCCAGGGCTTTGGGAAGGCCATCTACTGGAGAGGACAG CGGGAGGCCAACAGGAGCTGGTTTAACCTCACTGCCCAGGAGATCCAGCCCTTGTACTACCATACGCAGCTGGAGGGCCAGGGATGGCTGAGCAGCCGCGGCTGCCCCGAGGACGCGTGGAATGGAGGCTGCTCACTGCTGCTGGAGGGACTCATCCCCGCCACACACACGACTCCACTTTGTGccaa GATCTTCTCCCTCCATGTACCCCTGGGATCTAAGACTCTGTTGATCCTCATCTCCAAGCCATCGACTGGGATCAAAGTTTCCCTGGAGCTGAAGACGACGGACGCCAGGCTTTGCACACACGTGCACGTCCAGGATGTCAAAC TTCACAGTACGTCTCCTGCCGTACTGGATGAGGAGCTCCAGCTGGTGAGCCAGTTCTCTCAGCTGTGTGGCAACTTGAGTCCAGATGGTTGGACGATCGG ATGTTCACAGTTGGAGCTCCGTGGCTGTGCTCTTCGAGAAGTTGGTTTGATCATCCAGAGGGATGGAGAGCCGCAGGAGACGCCTTTCAGCTGCAGAGTGGGAGAAATCATG CTTTTGGATGGAGCCAGTCTGCAGGTTCCCCCCGAGCTCGTTCAGGGCTTGTGTGTTTATGACGTGGTTTGGCTGCGTGGTGCTGTTACCTCTCCAGGGTCCACCTCTACCTGCCTGCACCTCAACGCCACTCTGCGCTGGAACTACCCGATCAAGCTTGTGCGCCACTTCAGGGTGTACTGGCGACGGCTGAGAGGACCTGATCCCCGAATCCCCCCAGGTCAGTTGGTTCTGGTGGGCCGGGCATATTCTAATCTTTTCAGAGTGACGGAGCTGGCAGTGGTGGAAGCACCCGGCCTGctggagctggtggtggagcCGGTGATCAAGAAGGGCTTCCCACTCCCAGAGACCCACTGGGGAAGAAGAAGCCTCAGCTACTCAGAGGACTTAACACAATGA